A single genomic interval of Deinococcus fonticola harbors:
- a CDS encoding DsbA family oxidoreductase: MTTFASSPEKIRVDIWSDIACPWCYIGKRRFEQALDSFAQRDNVEIVYHSFELDPGAAKHNSQSVAQHLAHKYGRTLAQAQQMVDGVAQAAAGEGLQYDFGALQQVNTFLSHQLIHFAAARGHGPQMKERLLHAHFTQGLNLSEVDVLAELAAGIGLNADEARAALESGQYAQAVRADEQQAQAYGITGVPFFVLGGKYGVSGAQNPEVFTQALTQVWAETNPSPLSMLGADDAEGCQDGSCAVPDKTS; the protein is encoded by the coding sequence ATGACTACCTTCGCTTCCAGTCCTGAGAAAATCCGCGTGGACATCTGGTCGGACATCGCCTGCCCGTGGTGTTACATCGGCAAACGGCGCTTCGAGCAGGCGCTGGACAGCTTCGCCCAGCGCGACAACGTAGAAATCGTGTACCACAGCTTCGAGCTTGACCCAGGCGCGGCAAAGCACAACTCCCAATCTGTTGCCCAGCACCTCGCGCACAAATACGGCCGAACGCTGGCGCAGGCGCAGCAGATGGTGGACGGCGTGGCCCAGGCCGCCGCCGGCGAGGGACTCCAGTACGACTTCGGCGCCCTGCAGCAGGTGAACACCTTCCTGAGCCATCAACTGATTCACTTTGCCGCCGCACGGGGCCACGGGCCGCAGATGAAAGAACGCCTGCTCCACGCCCACTTCACGCAGGGCCTGAACCTCTCGGAAGTGGATGTCCTGGCAGAACTGGCCGCCGGCATCGGCCTGAACGCCGATGAAGCCCGCGCCGCGCTGGAGTCAGGTCAGTATGCCCAGGCGGTGCGCGCCGACGAGCAGCAGGCGCAGGCCTACGGCATCACGGGCGTGCCGTTCTTCGTGCTGGGCGGCAAGTACGGTGTCAGCGGCGCCCAGAACCCCGAGGTGTTCACGCAGGCGCTCACGCAGGTGTGGGCCGAAACCAACCCCAGTCCCCTGAGCATGCTGGGTGCAGACGACGCCGAGGGCTGCCAGGACGGAAGCTGCGCCGTTCCGGACAAGACCAGCTGA